TGCGCTTCTTCGAGACATCCCTGGAGGGTTCCCGACCGCGGAAAGGGTCGTCACCGACGTGCTCGCCGAGCCGCGCTTCGCGGGGTGGATGATCTGGCCGGTGACGGAGTTCGTGTCGACGCGAGCACGGGAGAGCGGCTCGGAGGCCGACTTCGATGCCGGAATGGACCTGTTGGCCCAGCTCACGATCGGCCTCAGCAGCGAGTTCGCCATTCGCGATCTGCTCATCGAGCGCCCGCAACGTGCGCTCGACATCATGCGGACGTGGACCGCTCACGACAACGAACACGTGCGCAGACTTGCCACCGAAGGCTCGCGGTCGTATCTGCCCTGGGCTCGGCGCGTGCCGTGGCTGATCGAGCATCCGGATGCCACGCGATCGATCATCGATGCGACGTACCGCGACCCCGAGGAGTACGTGCGCCGCTCGACGGCCAACCACCTCAACGACCTCAGCCGGAGCAATCCCGCACTGGTGACCGAGATCGCGCGCACGTGGCGCGACAACTCGGACGCGAACACTCCGTGGGTGCTGCGGCACGGCCTTCGCACCCTCGTGAAGAAGGCCGATCTCGACGCACTGGCGCTGCTCGGCTACACCGGCGACGGCCTGCACGTCGCCCGTCCCACCCTCTCGAGCGTGTCGGTTCCCGCGGGCGGCACCATCGAGTTCTCGAGTGTGGTGACCAACAACGGCGAGACCGATGCCACGGTGGCGATCGACTACTCGATCGGCTTCGTGCGGGCGAACGGGATGCTCAGCCACAAGACCTTCAAGCTTGCGTCACGCCAGCTCGCGCCCGGCGAGGCTGCGGTCGTGGGCAAGCGGCACTCGTTCCGGCCGATCACAACCCGTACCTATTACCCGGGCCGCCACGTCGTGACCGTGCAGGCCAACGGCATCCTCTCCCCCGCCGCCGAGTTCGACCTCGAGGGCTAGCGAGTCGAGAGCGCAGGTGCGACTACTTGTGCGCGCGAACCGGCGCTCACTCCGGCGGGTGCGGCACGCGGACCCCGCTGCCCCAGCCGATCTCCCAGCCCTCGGACGCATCGAAGTAGTCCGCGAACGCGATCGGCAGGGCGTACTCCTCCTCCACACGCTCGAGGAGCCCGCGGTACCACTCTGTGTAGCGCGGGTTCGGTTCGGGCGTGAGCCCCGGGGCTAGCGTGAGGAGGTGGTCGGCAAGGGCATCCGGGGTGGTCGCGGCCGTGACATCCATCCCCGCGACATCGGCGCCGTTGCCGGTCGTGTAACCGAGCAGCTCGGTGTCGCCCGCCACGAGCATTCCGCGCCAGTACATCCCTGACGGACTCATACCCGGGTGAATGCGCACAGTCTCGTACCCGCGCTCGTGCAGCACACGCACTGCCTGCAGGATCCGCAGGGGCGTGGCCTTCCACAGCGCCGACTCGATGTCGCGCGCGATGTCGTCGTGCGGTGTGACGAACACGATGTCACGCACCCGGGTGCCGGATGCCGCGACGCCATCGAACGCCGCCTGGATCGCGTCTGCGCGCGGCCACCCGTAGACGCCCGCGCTGATCAGGGGGAACGGGACCGCCTCCGCGCCGAGCTCATCGGCGACCCGCAACACGTTCGCGTACGCGGCAACGAGCTGATCGCGTGTGCCCGTGCCGTAGATGGGTCCGACCGCGTGGATCACGTTGCGTGCCGGAAGGTTGTGCCCGGTCGTCCACCCTGCGCCACCCACGGGCAACCCGTTCGGGAAGCGCTCGATGTTTTCGCGCAGCAGCCCCGGGCCGGCCGCGCGGTGGATTGCACCGTCCACTCCCCCGCCGCCACGCATCGCCGGGCTCGCGGCGTTGACGATCGCATCCACCCGCTGCTCGGTGATATCACCCTGCTCCACGCGGATGTTCGCACCCATACGTCGAGCGTACGCGGCGACTATGCGCCCCTGGAGATCACAGGGCGCTTCGAGAGTGCACTTGTGCGCGGCATCCGTCGCCTCGACTAGTCGCAACTGCGCTCTCGGCGCCGTGTCAACCCCTGGTCGCGCGGGCCGCGGTAGAGGAAGGTGAGACAGGATCGAGGAGGATCGCAATGAGCACCACCATCATGAACGCAGGGCCGGAATACTGGCTCGTGGCCGAACGGCCCGACCCCGACGTCGAAGCGGAGAAAGCCAAAGAGAAGGACGACGACTCCGAAGGGTGGGCGCCGCCCATCGTCGGGGACGGGGATGACCCTCGCCTCACCGAGAAGTGACCCTGGTGTGACGGCGGCCGCCACCGATAGCCTCGCACCATGAGAATCGCCGCAGCCTCTCTGGCCATCGTTGTCGCCCTGGGGGCCGGAGTGACGGCGGCGAGCGCAGCATCACCCGGTGAGCTCGACGGCCTCGAGTATGTGGCGCTCGGCGACTCGTACTCGGCCGGCTTCGGCCTGACGCCCTACTCCTCGACGAGTCCCTTCGCCGGCGACCCGAACGGGTGCTACCAGGCGGACGCGAACTACCCGCACAACGTGGCATCCGCGCTCTCGCTTGACCTCACCGACCAGACCTGCAGCGGCGCGATCAGCGCCAACCTCGGCTACCCGAGCGGCACGAGCTTTCCGATCCCGGTGAGCGCCGACCCGCTGCCCGAGCTGCCCGCGACCGACCAAGTGCAGGTCACCCTGTCGGGCCTCACCGCTCCCGAGTTGCAGAACGCCGCGCTGAGCGCCGACACCGACATCGTCACGTTCGCGATCGGCGGCAACGACCTCGGCTTCGCGAACATCGCCACGGCGTGCATCCGCGACGAGGTCGGAGCAGACACCCACCCGCTGTACCTCTACTACGACGTGGGTGCCGACGTGGAGAACTGTGCGCAGTACTTCGGCTCCGGCAGCAGCTACCTAGGCGCTGACCTCTTCGCCCGTCTCTCCGGCGACGTCGAACCACGGCTCGCAGCAACCTTCGACGCGATCAAACAGCTCGCGCCCAACGCGCAGGTGTTTGTGGTCGGCTACCCGCAGATCGCGCCCGCCAACGCGACCGACGCGTGCTTCAGCTCCATGAGCAACGACAACGCCGTGCCCTTCTCCGGCGTGGACCTCGAGTTCATCCACACCGTCGAGAGTGCGCTGGATGACACGCTCCAAACGCAGGCGGAGGCTCACGGGTTCCACTTCGTCTCCACCTGGAGCTCCACCACCGATAACACCCTCTGCTCCTCGGACCCCTGGATTGCGGGGCTCACCGCGTACGTCAACTTCGAGTCGTCGTGCGACGACGGCTACCTGCCGCAGGCGGACGGTTACGTGTGCGTCAAGCTCGGGGCCCTGCACCCCAACGAGGAGGGTGTCGCCAACCTCACGTCGATCGCGTCGGCGGCGATCCACTCCGCGTTCCACGTCACCCCGTCGGTGAGCGAAGCGAAGCGTGGGGATACGGTGACCGTGACGGGAGGCGGTTTCCACCCGGGTGAGACGGTGCGCTTGGAGCTGCGGCTCGGTGGCGTAACCCTCGTCGTCGGCAGTGCCGTGGCCGATGCATCCGGGAGCTTCACTGCGACTGTCACGATCCCGGCGAGCGCTGCCATCGGCACACACGCGCTCCACGGTGTAGGTGCCGAGTCCGGGCGCTCGTTCAGTTCGACGTTGAGTGTCACGCACGTCGGTGCACTCGCGGCCACCGGCTCCGACGCATTCGTTGCGCTCGGGCTTGCCGTCGCGCTGCTTCTGCTCGGTGTGAGCGCCGCCGCGATCGCCAGGCGGCGTACGCGCTAGTGCAGCTCCTGCGCGAGCATCACGATGATGCCGCTCGGACCGCGCACGTACGTGAGCTTGTACACGTCCTCGTACGTGGCCACACCTCGCAGCGGAAAGCACCCGTGCTTGGCGGCGATCGCTAACGCTTCGTCGATGTCGTCGACGGAGAAGGCGACCCGGTGCATGCCGATCTCGTTCGGAAGGGTCGGATCCGTCTCGATCGCGTCGGGGTGGATGTACTCGAAAAGCTCGAGACGCCCGTGCCCGTCCGGTGTCTGCAGCATCGCGATCTTGGCGTGGTTGCCGTCGAGCCCGACCGCAGTGTCCGTCCACTCGCCACTGACTTCGTCACGGCCGATCACCGTCAGGCCGAGGTCCGTGAAGAAGGCAACGGTCTCCTCCAGATCGCGCACGGCGATGGCGACGTTCTCGAGCTTGATCGGCATGCGGGGAGCCTACTCGGCGGCGGCGCGGGGCGGGAGGGCGTTGCGCCGCCGGAGATTTTCGCGCAGGAGCCGCGTCGACGACCCCAAGTACAACGCAGCGAGGGCGGCATCCTCGATCACGTAGACGATCAGTGACCACTCGTGCTCGACAATCACGAGCACAACGTTCACGACCACACGCGGAATGAAGAACAGCACCGCGAGCGCGAAACCCGCGCGTGGGCGCGCCGTCAGCCGCCACCAGTCGCGGGGCGGCTCGATCACCTCGTCGCGACCTCGGAACACTCGGGTGGCGCCGTAGATGATGGCGAACTCGATGGCGGCAATGAGGAATGTGGAAGTCCACACTGGAAGACCGACGAGCGATCTCACCAGCACGAACATAACGATCACACCGGCAACAACGTAGGCCGCTTTCCAACGCCTCTGCGTGATGCGCAGCGGATTCCACCGCATCCTGCCCCCTCGTGTGACGAGCTACAGGATAGGGCCCTGTAGCGCGACCGGGCGCTCACGACAACCCCTAGGCACGGGCATCCGATCGGCGGATCGTGGAAGGAGACCACAAGCGAGAGGACCGCGCATGCAGATCGGGTACAAGTTGGCGACCGAAGGCTTCGAGCCGAAAGAGATCATCCGGCAGGCGCTGAAGGCCGAGGAGGCGGGCTTCGACTTCGTCGAGATGAGCGACCACTACCACCCGTGGCTCGACACCCAAGGGCACAGCGGGTTCACGTGGTCACTGTTCGGCGCTATCGCCGCGAGCACGCAGAACCTCGGGCTCGTCACCGGCGTGACCTGCCCGACCATGCGCTACCACCCTGCGATCATTGCTCAGGCCGCAGCCACCATGGCGATCATCTCCGACGGGCGCTTCACGCTCGGTGTCGGCTCGGGCGAAAACCTCAACGAGCACATCATCGGCCAAGGCTGGCCTGTCGTCAGCCGTCGCCACGCGATGCTGCGCGAAGCCCTCGAGATCATCCGCTTGCTGTGGCAGGGCGGCTACCAGAGCTACACGGGAACATACCTTCAGCTCGAGGATGCCCGCGTCTTCGACCTGCCCGACGAGCTTCCCGCCATCGCGGTCGCTGCGAGCGGCGCCCCCTCCGTCGCCCTCGCGGCGGAACTCGGCGACGGCCTCTTCGCGGTCGAACCCGACGCGGAGCTCGTGCAATCCTTCCGCGGCGAAAAGAGCAGCGGGCCCCTCTACGGCGAGGTGGCACTCGCCTACGCCGAGACGGAGGAGGCCGCGCTCGAGGTGCTCATGGAGAAGGAGCGCTGGGCGGTCGGCGGCTGGAAGGTGATGTCCGAGCTGCCGAACCCCGTCAACTTCGATGCGGCGTCGGCGACCGTGCGCGAGGACGACCTGCGCGAAGCATTCGCCGTGGGGCCGGACCCCGAGAAGCACCTCGCCGCGATCGCCGAGTTCAGCGACGCAGGTTTCGACCACCTCGTGTTACACAACTCCGGCCCCGACCCCGACGCGTTCTTCGACTTCTATGCCAGCACCCTCCGACCCCGACTCACAACCTGAGGAGAACCACATGAGACGTGACGAACTCGATGACGGAGCCCTCGCGGGCATCGTGAGCGGCGACCAGGGCATCGATGACGACCTCGCCGCCGAAGAGCAGAGCGCCTTTGAGGCCGACGAGCTGGGCATCCCCGAGGAGGCGCAGCCCGACACGCAAGGCGAGGATCCGCTCGAAGCCGAACTCGGCGAGGACGGCCAAGGCGACCTCGCGCCCGAAGACCTCTAAATCCACTAACGAAGGAGCAGAAATGTCTATCCCCAACGGAATCCCCGACGACCGTCCCGCCCGCGAAGGTGTTGAGGAGCTGCCCGAGGCCGACTTCATCGAGCAATCCCGCCCCGAGGTGGAGCAGGACCTCGACCCCGAAGCGCCGGCCGACACCGAGCCGCAGGGCGACATCGACACGTCGGAAGCGAACGAGGCCGACGTGCTCGAACAGCAGCGCGACGTCGACATCAACGATGACTACCGCAACGAGCTGTAGCCGCAGCTAGTGAGAAGGAGAAGCACATGCCTACGGATGCAACGACCCCAGCCGACGAGCTGAAAGCTCCGGTGCCCGCGGCCGAGGCCAACCTGCCAGACTTCGGCGACGAGGAGCACCCCGAACCGCCGTCGGATGACCACCGCCCGTTCACCGACCACGACTTTGGGAGTACCTCGTGACGATCCACAATGAGCAGCCGGACGACGAGCACCCCGAGAGCCTCCTGCGTCAGGGTCATGAGGACCAGGGCGAGCCGCTCGAGATGGGTGTGCCCGGCGAGGAGGGCAAAACCGCCGACCCGGCGACGCCGGACGGCCAGCTCGACAGCCAGGACATGCCCACCACCGATGGCGAGATGACCGACGGCGGCATGCGCCAGGCGTAGCGCGGCGGCGGCAGTACCTGCTGGTTGAGGAGCCGCGGCGCAGCCCGGCGTCTC
This genomic window from Antiquaquibacter oligotrophicus contains:
- a CDS encoding DNA alkylation repair protein; protein product: MDELINPGVVARLRDSLVSVAPQLELPSLEDVARNLEAKRLRDRVDLVRDALLRDIPGGFPTAERVVTDVLAEPRFAGWMIWPVTEFVSTRARESGSEADFDAGMDLLAQLTIGLSSEFAIRDLLIERPQRALDIMRTWTAHDNEHVRRLATEGSRSYLPWARRVPWLIEHPDATRSIIDATYRDPEEYVRRSTANHLNDLSRSNPALVTEIARTWRDNSDANTPWVLRHGLRTLVKKADLDALALLGYTGDGLHVARPTLSSVSVPAGGTIEFSSVVTNNGETDATVAIDYSIGFVRANGMLSHKTFKLASRQLAPGEAAVVGKRHSFRPITTRTYYPGRHVVTVQANGILSPAAEFDLEG
- a CDS encoding macro domain-containing protein; amino-acid sequence: MGANIRVEQGDITEQRVDAIVNAASPAMRGGGGVDGAIHRAAGPGLLRENIERFPNGLPVGGAGWTTGHNLPARNVIHAVGPIYGTGTRDQLVAAYANVLRVADELGAEAVPFPLISAGVYGWPRADAIQAAFDGVAASGTRVRDIVFVTPHDDIARDIESALWKATPLRILQAVRVLHERGYETVRIHPGMSPSGMYWRGMLVAGDTELLGYTTGNGADVAGMDVTAATTPDALADHLLTLAPGLTPEPNPRYTEWYRGLLERVEEEYALPIAFADYFDASEGWEIGWGSGVRVPHPPE
- a CDS encoding SGNH/GDSL hydrolase family protein — protein: MRIAAASLAIVVALGAGVTAASAASPGELDGLEYVALGDSYSAGFGLTPYSSTSPFAGDPNGCYQADANYPHNVASALSLDLTDQTCSGAISANLGYPSGTSFPIPVSADPLPELPATDQVQVTLSGLTAPELQNAALSADTDIVTFAIGGNDLGFANIATACIRDEVGADTHPLYLYYDVGADVENCAQYFGSGSSYLGADLFARLSGDVEPRLAATFDAIKQLAPNAQVFVVGYPQIAPANATDACFSSMSNDNAVPFSGVDLEFIHTVESALDDTLQTQAEAHGFHFVSTWSSTTDNTLCSSDPWIAGLTAYVNFESSCDDGYLPQADGYVCVKLGALHPNEEGVANLTSIASAAIHSAFHVTPSVSEAKRGDTVTVTGGGFHPGETVRLELRLGGVTLVVGSAVADASGSFTATVTIPASAAIGTHALHGVGAESGRSFSSTLSVTHVGALAATGSDAFVALGLAVALLLLGVSAAAIARRRTR
- a CDS encoding VOC family protein, with the protein product MPIKLENVAIAVRDLEETVAFFTDLGLTVIGRDEVSGEWTDTAVGLDGNHAKIAMLQTPDGHGRLELFEYIHPDAIETDPTLPNEIGMHRVAFSVDDIDEALAIAAKHGCFPLRGVATYEDVYKLTYVRGPSGIIVMLAQELH
- a CDS encoding TIGR03557 family F420-dependent LLM class oxidoreductase, whose amino-acid sequence is MQIGYKLATEGFEPKEIIRQALKAEEAGFDFVEMSDHYHPWLDTQGHSGFTWSLFGAIAASTQNLGLVTGVTCPTMRYHPAIIAQAAATMAIISDGRFTLGVGSGENLNEHIIGQGWPVVSRRHAMLREALEIIRLLWQGGYQSYTGTYLQLEDARVFDLPDELPAIAVAASGAPSVALAAELGDGLFAVEPDAELVQSFRGEKSSGPLYGEVALAYAETEEAALEVLMEKERWAVGGWKVMSELPNPVNFDAASATVREDDLREAFAVGPDPEKHLAAIAEFSDAGFDHLVLHNSGPDPDAFFDFYASTLRPRLTT